Proteins from a single region of Acidimicrobiia bacterium:
- a CDS encoding site-2 protease family protein: MIAHTWKIARIRGIELRIDHSWVIIAILVSWTMLARLYVLHPDAKFRLLFPAAVVSAALFFGSVLFHEFTHALAAQAFGIPVKSITLFVFGGATHADVEAKGPGPEMIVSALGPISSIFLSLIFWVAYAVAVVAKASIAASSLGYLAWVNLALAIFNLVPGFPLDGGRVLRAAVWSISGSLDTATKVASRVGETIGYGLIAVGAFSLFGRAIFPGLWMAAIGWFLASSARAHDEERQVRKLLRGVAVEEVMEVSPVTIPGDTTIRQAVDRYLAHTTFDAYPVAVDGKVAGYITLEAIRDIPPEFWERQPVVEIMTPLDENSAVPPHAPMEVVLHRLELGDSGVVVVLDEQGNAVGVVTAQDIGKWIRRRSLLVR; this comes from the coding sequence ATGATTGCGCACACTTGGAAGATAGCTCGCATCAGGGGCATTGAGCTTCGCATCGATCATTCGTGGGTGATAATCGCGATTCTGGTCAGTTGGACAATGCTGGCTAGGTTATATGTCCTGCATCCCGATGCGAAGTTTCGGCTGCTATTTCCGGCAGCCGTAGTCTCCGCCGCATTGTTTTTCGGATCGGTCCTGTTTCACGAATTCACGCACGCACTGGCCGCGCAGGCATTCGGGATTCCAGTAAAGTCAATTACTCTTTTCGTCTTCGGCGGTGCCACCCATGCCGACGTCGAGGCCAAAGGGCCCGGACCCGAGATGATAGTGAGCGCCCTCGGTCCAATATCCTCGATTTTCCTCTCGCTCATTTTCTGGGTCGCCTACGCAGTGGCAGTCGTTGCCAAAGCTTCTATCGCGGCATCCAGCCTCGGATACCTCGCCTGGGTCAACTTAGCCCTAGCCATATTCAACCTGGTGCCTGGATTCCCGTTGGACGGTGGGAGAGTGCTGAGGGCTGCTGTGTGGTCGATCTCTGGAAGTCTAGATACTGCAACGAAGGTAGCATCCAGAGTCGGGGAGACGATCGGGTACGGGCTTATAGCGGTGGGAGCCTTTTCCCTATTCGGCAGAGCCATATTCCCCGGACTGTGGATGGCTGCGATTGGATGGTTTCTAGCCTCATCAGCTCGAGCACACGACGAGGAAAGACAAGTGAGGAAACTGCTCAGAGGGGTAGCAGTTGAAGAGGTGATGGAGGTAAGCCCGGTTACGATCCCGGGTGACACAACAATCCGTCAAGCTGTCGACAGATATCTTGCTCATACCACTTTCGACGCCTACCCCGTGGCGGTAGATGGAAAAGTGGCAGGGTACATTACTCTGGAAGCCATTCGAGACATCCCCCCTGAGTTCTGGGAGCGCCAGCCCGTAGTAGAGATCATGACTCCCTTGGACGAGAACTCAGCAGTGCCGCCACACGCTCCAATGGAAGTCGTCTTGCATCGCTTAGAACTAGGCGACTCGGGTGTGGTTGTAGTTCTGGATGAGCAGGGAAACGCTGTGGGCGTAGTAACGGCTCAGGACATAGGAAAGTGGATTCGCCGTCGTAGCCTCTTGGTCAGATGA
- the xth gene encoding exodeoxyribonuclease III: MRLATWNVNGIRARLERLLEWLLERSPDVVALQELKSDDDNFPYDELKKSGMYVLAHCQKGWNGVALLSKERPTLIEAGLPGFEDAGARMIAAEIGQVKAVSVYVPNGKDVDHDDYKAKLEWLEGFQEYIADTFSPTDELFIGGDFNVAPEDIDSYDPEGLRETIFHTEKERKAFASLLEWGLVDAFRLANPDLQFFTWWDYRGGNFHKNLGLRLDIVLLTKPLADRIESVWVDRDYRKGSKPSDHAPVIADLS, encoded by the coding sequence ATGCGTTTGGCCACTTGGAACGTGAACGGGATCAGGGCAAGACTCGAGCGCTTACTCGAGTGGCTCCTGGAGAGAAGTCCAGACGTCGTTGCTTTACAGGAATTGAAAAGTGACGACGATAACTTTCCCTACGACGAGCTAAAAAAATCCGGCATGTATGTTCTGGCTCATTGCCAAAAGGGTTGGAATGGAGTAGCGCTTTTGAGCAAAGAGCGCCCCACGCTCATTGAGGCGGGCCTGCCCGGATTTGAGGACGCCGGCGCCCGGATGATCGCTGCAGAGATAGGGCAAGTCAAAGCCGTGAGTGTTTACGTACCTAATGGAAAAGACGTGGATCACGATGATTACAAAGCCAAGCTGGAATGGCTCGAGGGCTTCCAAGAGTACATAGCAGATACATTTAGCCCCACGGACGAGCTGTTCATAGGCGGCGATTTCAACGTAGCTCCAGAAGATATTGACAGCTACGATCCGGAGGGCCTCCGCGAGACTATATTCCATACCGAAAAAGAGCGGAAGGCATTCGCATCTTTGCTGGAGTGGGGATTGGTCGATGCTTTTCGGCTCGCAAATCCCGATCTTCAGTTCTTTACTTGGTGGGATTACCGCGGGGGCAACTTTCACAAGAATTTGGGCTTGCGCCTAGACATTGTTTTGTTGACCAAGCCCCTGGCAGATCGGATCGAGTCGGTCTGGGTCGATAGGGATTACCGTAAGGGGAGCAAACCGTCCGATCACGCACCAGTCATCGCGGATCTGTCCTAA
- a CDS encoding sterol-binding protein encodes MGENDPRAQLAEMIEEKSDDEINEVGKTQGYKSILGPIFQAMASRFQPDKAAGQSAVIQYDITTPDETISYSMNVADGKCELKEGPGENPRVTLEISFPNWLRMVAGKADGMQLFMSGQLKISGDMMFAQVIQSWFGA; translated from the coding sequence ATGGGAGAGAACGATCCTAGGGCTCAGCTTGCAGAAATGATCGAGGAAAAGTCCGATGACGAGATCAACGAGGTAGGAAAGACCCAAGGCTACAAATCGATACTGGGCCCCATATTTCAGGCGATGGCTTCGCGATTTCAGCCCGACAAGGCAGCGGGTCAGTCCGCGGTAATTCAGTACGACATAACAACTCCAGACGAAACGATCAGCTACTCGATGAACGTCGCCGATGGCAAGTGCGAACTGAAAGAAGGGCCTGGAGAAAACCCACGGGTTACCCTTGAGATCAGCTTTCCCAACTGGCTTAGGATGGTTGCTGGAAAGGCTGATGGCATGCAGCTGTTTATGTCTGGACAGCTGAAAATAAGCGGAGATATGATGTTTGCACAAGTTATTCAGAGCTGGTTCGGGGCCTAG